The DNA window CCGCCTCCCGCAGCACCCAGCTGACGAAGTCGGCGCACCACGGTTCGTCGACCCCTTCGGCGTACTTCGGACCGTCGCCCGGTGCCTTGAATTCCCGTTCGAGGACCGTGACGATCCGTCCCTGCGTGAGGTCCAGCCTGGACCCGTCGATCGCAGGAAATGCGGTCAAGCGGTCTCCGGCGATTGCGGGTTGTGCACGATCCTGCCACCAGCGCACCCCGACCACACCGGCCGCCACCAGCGCAACCACCAGCATGCCGAGCATCGGCCACACATACCGTCGCCGCTCGGTCACCTCATGCACCGGCATGCTCCCCTCCAGGATTCGACTCTTGATCAGTAGGACGAATGGGCCCGCCCCGAGGTTCCCGCGGGTGTGGTTGAGGTTGGCGACTGTTCCGAATTTCCTTTCAACGCATGACATTCAGTGATAGCCTGCGGTGGTCTTGGGATGCGGCGAAAACCAAACCGTAAGTTGGGAAGTCGTTTTTGTAGGTCGTCCAGGCGAGTTGCGTCGGACGTAAAAAGCTCGATGGAAACCATGTAGAACCCGGCGTTGCCGGGCGGTGGTATTGCCACGAGCAGACCTGCGACTTCAGTTGCAGGCCAACCCTGGTGGAGTAATTTGTCAGGTCGTGCAAGCGTGCCGCACATTTGACACGTTTCACGAACGGAGGTACGGCCCTGGACACACTGTGGACATTCGTGGTGCATCGGCGCGCACAGCTGATCACCGACTCGTATCTGCACGTCTCGGCGGTGGTGCAATCGATGCTGCTGGCGACGCTCGTGGCCGTGCTGATCGGCGTGCTGGTCTATCGCAGCCCGTTCGGCTCCTCGGTGGCGACCGCGCTGGCCAGCGCCATTCTCACCGTCCCGTCGTTCGCGCTGCTCGGTCTGCTGATTCCGTTCCTCGGTCTCGGCGTCGGCCCGACCATCACCGCACTGGTGCTCTACGCCCTGCTGCCGATTCTGCGCAACACCATCATCGGACTGGCCTCGGTCGATCCCGCGATCGTCGACGCCGCGCGCGGGGTCGGCATGAACCGGCTCCGCGTGCTCGCGCGCATCGAACTCCCGCTGGCCTGGCCCTCGATCCTGACCGGGATGCGCGTCAGCACCCAGATGATCATGGGCATTCTCGCCATCGCCGCGTACGCCAAGGGGCCGGGCCTTGGCAATCCGATCTTCTCCGGCCTGGCCCGGCTCGGCAGCCCGAATGCGGTGCCGCAGGCCCTGGTCGGCACGATTCTGATCGTCGTGCTCGCCCTGATACTCGACGGGATCTTCGTCATCGTCGGACGACTCACCACCTCGAGGGGAATTCGTGACTGATACCGAGACCCGCGGCGACACGACGGCATCGGCGGTATCCGGCGTCGAGATCGTGCTCGACGCGGTCACCAAACACTATCCCGGCCAACGTGATCCGGCGGTCGACCGGGTGTCGCTGACCATCCCGGCGGGTGAGATCGTCGTCCTCGTCGGACCGTCCGGCTGCGGCAAGACCACCACCATGCGGATGATCAACCGGCTCATCGAGCCGACCTCGGGCATCATCACGATCGGCGGTCGCGACGTCACCGGCGAGAATCCGGACCAATTGCGCAGGGGCATCGGCTATTCCATTCAGCAGGCCGGGCTGTTTCCGCATATGACGGTCGCGAAAAACGTTGCGACAGTGCCGGGTTTGATCGGCTGGGACCGCAAGAAGGTCGCCGCGCGGACCGATGAAATGCTCGATCTGGTCGGCCTGGATCCCGATACCTACCGCCACCGCTACCCGCGCCAGCTCTCGGGTGGCCAGCAGCAACGCGTCGGCGTAGCCCGCGCGCTGGCCGCCGATCCGCCGGTGCTGTTGATGGACGAGCCGTTCGGCGCGGTCGATCCGATCACCCGGGGCCTGCTGCAGGACGAGCTGCTGCGCCTGCAATCCGAACTGGGCAAGACGATCGTCTTCGTCACCCACGATTTCAACGAGGCGGTGAAACTCGGCGACCGAATCGCGGTGCTGGGCAATCAATCCCGCATTCTGCAGTACGACACCCCGGCCGCGATCCTGGCCGATCCGGCGGACGAGACCGTGGCCGGTTTCGTCGGCGCGGACGCCTCGCTCAAGCAGCTCACCCTCACTCGGGTCCGCGATGTGGAGCTCGGCAGCTGCCCCACGGCACTCGAGACCGATTCGGTCGACAGCCTCCGCGCGACGCTGGCCGGGCGGGACTGGCCGTGGGCGCTGATCCTGGACGCGCAGCAGCGGCCGCTGCGCTGGGTGTCGAGTGCGCAACTAGCGCAGGCGAATTCGTTGCGTGACAGCGGTTCACCGGTCGGTGAACAGCTATCGCTGCAGTCGACCCTGCAGGATGCCTTGGAGGCCTTGCTCGCCGAGCAGACGGCGACGGCGGTCGTCACCGGTCGGCGCGGCGAATACGCGGGTTTGATCACGATCGACACCCTGGTCGGCCACCTGTCTGCCATGCGTGCCACGCACGCCGGCGCGGAGACGGACGCGCCGACATGACCACGGCCACCACCGCACCCGCCACGGCCTCGCCGACGACACTGCGGAGGGCCGAACGTATTCGGCTGCTCGTCCAGCCCGCGCTGGTGCTGGTGCTCACCGCGGGCGTGCTGGTGTGGGCGTTTCGGCGCGACCTCACCGTCACCCAGCAGGCCAGCATCAGCGTCTCGAATATCGCGACCGTCACCTGGCAGCATGTGTTGATCACCGCGACGGTCGTGGTGATCGTCATCGCGGTCGCGGTGCCGCTGGGCACACTGCTCACCCGGCCCGGATATCGCCGCCTGGCACCGCTTTTCGTCGGCATCGCCAATATCGGCGCGGCAGCGCCGGCCATCGGTCTGATCGTGCTGTTCTATCTCGCGACCCGCACCACCGGGTTCTGGATCGGCGTCGCGCCGATCGCCTTCTATTCACTGCTTCCGGTGCTGCGCAATACGATCCTGGGCTATCAGCAGGTGGATCGGACTGTCATCGATGCCGGGCGCGGCCAGGGGATGTCGGCGCTGACGGTGTTGCGCCGCATCGAATTTCCGCTCGCCGTCCCCTACATTCTGGCCGGACTGCGCACCTCCCTCGTGCTGGCCGTCGGCACCGCGACGCTGTCGTTCCTGGTGAGCGCTGGCGGACTCGGCATTCTGATCGATACCGGGTACAAGCTGCGCGACAACGTCACGCTGGTGGTCGGGGCCGTGCTCGCGGTCGCGCTCGCACTGCTCGTCGACTGGCTGGGTGCGCTGGCCGAGCAGTATCTGGGTCCGAGGGGGTTGAAATGAGGGCGTGGGTACTGGGAATCGCGACCGTACTAGCGTTGAGCGCCTGCGGATTACAGTCCGGCAGCGCGGTGCCGTTGCGGGTGGGTCCCGGCAGTATCCGTCCGGTGCCTGAGCTCGACGGTGTGTCGATCACGGTGGGCTCCAAGGACTTCACCGAACAGAACATCCTCGGATACCTCATCGAATTCGCCCTTTCCGCGGCCGGTGCGCAGGTTCGGGATCTGACGAATATCCAGGGCTCCAACAGTGTTCGCGATGCCCAACTGCACGGTCAGATCGATATCTCCTACGAGTACACCGGAACCGGGTGGATCAACTATCTCGGCAACGAGACTCCGGTGCCGGACGAGGTGGGGCAGTTCGAGGCGGTCCGGGACGCCGACCTCGCCGCGCACGGCATCGTGTGGACGGATATGGCGCCGATGAACAACACCTACGCGCTGGTGATGAGTACCCGCACCGCGCAGGAGACCGGCGTTGTCACCTTGTCCGACTATGCCCGGCTGATCACCACCGATCCCGATGCCGCGGCGACGTGCGTCGGCACCGAATTCAATGTGCGCCAAGACGGTTACCCGGGAATGGCGCGCAAGTACGGTATCGATGTCGGCAAGGTGCACAAGCAGATCGTGCAGGACGCGGTGGTCTATCAGGCCACCGCCGATGCCAAGCAGTGCCGGTTCGGCTCGGTCGCCGCGACCGACGGCCGGATCCCGGCCCTCGGGCTCGTGCTATTGAAGGATGATCTCGGGTTCTTCCCGAAATACAATGCGGCACTGGTGATGCGGAAATCCTTCGCCGACGCCCACCCACAGGTTGCCACCATCATGGAGCCGATCTCCAAGAAATTGACGAACGAGGCGATCACCGAATTGAACCGGCAGGTCGACGTCGATGGGCGGGAACCCGCGGAAGTGGCGCGCGACTGGATGGTCGCCGAGGGCTTCGTCACCGCCCGCTGACCGGGCTGAACTACGCCTGCGGGTCGCGACCCAGGTAGCGCAGCAGCTCATCGACCGTGGTGTCGCCCGACTCACCATCGACGATGGCGGCGTACGCACCCCACTGACGCAGCGGCTCAACGATTTCTGCCTCGGGTCCGCCGCCGGGCGCCGGATTCGCGGTCCGTGCCGCGGTGAGCAGGTGGTCGGCGAGTTCGTCGTCGAGCGGGGAGGGCTGTCCGGTGGCGATCGCGATATCCCAGGCGTGGACGGCCGCGTCCAGCGCGCACATCAGCGCGGCGACCGGAGTCGGCAGCGCGCCATGTGGCAGCGGGGTGGGGACGGTCTCGGTCTCGTCGGTGACCGTGGCCCAGGCGGCCGCGGTCTGCTCGATCGCATCCCGCACCAGCGCGGCGGCGGCGCCGTCGATCGCGCCGGACGGGGCGAAGGGGTTGTATGCGGGCCCGTTTCCGATACCGAGCGCCGCGGCGTAGGCGAGTTGATCACCCGCGGCGTGCTGAATCACCTGCGTGACATCCCATTCCGAGCACGGGGTCGGCAGCTGCCACTGGTCGTCGCCGATGCCCGCGACGACCTCGGTCAGCGCGCGGTAGGAGGTGGTGAGCGCATCGCGCCAGACGGGACGCAGGGTCGCGGTGGCGGCGGTCGTGATGTTCATGGCGGGCCTTTCGAGCTGTGCTGACTGCTTCTTGCTGATGTCACCAAGCCTATGAGGCCATTAGGCTAGTTTTGTTCCTAATACATCGGCTCCGGCCAAAAAGATTTCGGGAGGCGACGGTGGCGGCCACCACAACGCGAGTCCTTCGCTTGCTATCGCTGCTGCAGGACCGCGCCCATACCGGCCGTGAGCTGGCCGAACGGCTGGACATCACCGACCGCACCCTACGCAACGACATCCAGCGACTGCGCGAACTCGGCTATCCGGTGCACGCCGAACGCGGCGCGATCGGCGGCTATCGACTCGGCCGCGGCTCGACCATGCCACCGCTGCTGCTCGATGACGACGAGGCAGTCGCGGTGGCCGTGGCGATCGGCCTGGCCGAGGACGGCTCGACCGGGATCGCCGATATCACCGCGAACGCGTCGCGCGCACTGGCGAAGCTCGAGCAGATCCTGCCGAAACGCTTGCAGCGCAAGGTGACCGCGCTGCGCAGTGCGACTGCGATCGGACCGGCGACCACTGGATCCCGCGAACCGGACGCTCCGGTCCCCGCCGCCGTGCTGAGCACCCTCGCCGGCGCCATCCGCGACGGCGCGACCGTGCTGATCGGCCTGAATGCCGACGCGGACAACGAAATCGAGCCCTACCGGCTGATCAACTGGCAACGCCGCTGGTATCTGGTCGCCTACGACCTGGAAACCCATTCCTGGCGAGCGATTCCCGTCGCCCAGGTCCAGCGGGCCGTCGCGGGCGCGCGCCGCTTCGCCCCGCGGTCACTGCCCGACGACGATCTGGTGGCCTTCGTCATGCGCCATATCGCCAGCACCGGATGGAAGGTGCATGCCCGGGTCACGGTCCTCGCCCCCGCCGAAACGGTGATCGCCCGGATCAACCCGGCCGTCGGTGTGGTGGAGGCCGTCGACGCCGGTACCTGCATCCTGTTGACCGGCGCGGACGCCCTCGAGACCATCGCCATCTACCTGAGCATGCTGATGATGGACTTCCGCGTCGACGGCCCGCCGGAGCTGGTCGCGCATCTGCGTACCCTCGCGCGGCGCTATACCGAGTCGGTGGAACTGGCGCCGTAGCGCTATCGACCTGGCAACCCGATCCAATCGAGCGGGCTTCGACCGTTTCGCGGCGGCATATCGCGATGGCATGGCGTTCAACGACAACGGGACCGATCCTCGTCGTTGCGGATCGGTCCCGTTATCGTTCGAGCGCTAGCGCCCGATGATCAGGCGTGCCCGGCCATATCGGCGGCATCCGCTGCCTTGCGCATCGGAATGATCAGCGTCAGCACGATCGCGACCAGGGCCGCCGCCGTGGCGATCAGGAAGGTGGTGTGGAAGCCGTCACGCGAGGGCAATACGTGCGGGCCGAGCTGCATCGTCATATGCGCCAGCACCACGCTCATCACGGCCGCCGAGGACGAGGTGCCGATCGAGCGCATCAGCGAATTGAGGCCGTTGGCCGCGGCGGTCTCGGTGATCGGGACCGCGCCCATGATCAGTGCGGGCATCGCGGCGTAGGCCAGGCCGACGCCACCCGCGACGATCATCGACGCCACCATCAGCTCCCAGACACTGTTCATCAGCACCACGGCGCACAGGTAACCGACCGCGATCACGGCCGAACCGAGCGCCAGCGTGACCTTCGGGCCGCGCACCGCCGAGAGTCGCGCGGAGACCGGCGACAGCAGGATCATCACGAATCCGGTCGGGGCCAGCGCCAATCCGGCATTGACCATGGACAGGCCGAAGCCGTACCCGGTCTGCTCCGGCGCCATCATCAGCTGCGGGAAGGTCAGCGACATGCCGTAGAGCGCGAATCCGACCGCGATAGTAGCGACGTTGGTGAACAGCACCCGCGGCCGCGCCGAGACCCGCAGGTCGACCAGCGGCGAGCGCTGCTTCAGTTCGAAGTAGCCCCAGATCAGGAACACCAGCACCGACAGCC is part of the Nocardia sp. NBC_00565 genome and encodes:
- a CDS encoding CHAP domain-containing protein encodes the protein MPVHEVTERRRYVWPMLGMLVVALVAAGVVGVRWWQDRAQPAIAGDRLTAFPAIDGSRLDLTQGRIVTVLEREFKAPGDGPKYAEGVDEPWCADFVSWVLREADAPLANPNSGSWRIPGVYTLQEYYQGADRFVPIGSGYQPRTGDVLLYAEQSPFGQHTNIVVTADNGVVTTIGGNEFGEIAMHRFPLAVTPGIVGFGRL
- a CDS encoding ABC transporter permease; translation: MDTLWTFVVHRRAQLITDSYLHVSAVVQSMLLATLVAVLIGVLVYRSPFGSSVATALASAILTVPSFALLGLLIPFLGLGVGPTITALVLYALLPILRNTIIGLASVDPAIVDAARGVGMNRLRVLARIELPLAWPSILTGMRVSTQMIMGILAIAAYAKGPGLGNPIFSGLARLGSPNAVPQALVGTILIVVLALILDGIFVIVGRLTTSRGIRD
- a CDS encoding ABC transporter ATP-binding protein, whose translation is MTDTETRGDTTASAVSGVEIVLDAVTKHYPGQRDPAVDRVSLTIPAGEIVVLVGPSGCGKTTTMRMINRLIEPTSGIITIGGRDVTGENPDQLRRGIGYSIQQAGLFPHMTVAKNVATVPGLIGWDRKKVAARTDEMLDLVGLDPDTYRHRYPRQLSGGQQQRVGVARALAADPPVLLMDEPFGAVDPITRGLLQDELLRLQSELGKTIVFVTHDFNEAVKLGDRIAVLGNQSRILQYDTPAAILADPADETVAGFVGADASLKQLTLTRVRDVELGSCPTALETDSVDSLRATLAGRDWPWALILDAQQRPLRWVSSAQLAQANSLRDSGSPVGEQLSLQSTLQDALEALLAEQTATAVVTGRRGEYAGLITIDTLVGHLSAMRATHAGAETDAPT
- a CDS encoding ABC transporter permease, which produces MTTATTAPATASPTTLRRAERIRLLVQPALVLVLTAGVLVWAFRRDLTVTQQASISVSNIATVTWQHVLITATVVVIVIAVAVPLGTLLTRPGYRRLAPLFVGIANIGAAAPAIGLIVLFYLATRTTGFWIGVAPIAFYSLLPVLRNTILGYQQVDRTVIDAGRGQGMSALTVLRRIEFPLAVPYILAGLRTSLVLAVGTATLSFLVSAGGLGILIDTGYKLRDNVTLVVGAVLAVALALLVDWLGALAEQYLGPRGLK
- a CDS encoding glycine betaine ABC transporter substrate-binding protein, producing the protein MRAWVLGIATVLALSACGLQSGSAVPLRVGPGSIRPVPELDGVSITVGSKDFTEQNILGYLIEFALSAAGAQVRDLTNIQGSNSVRDAQLHGQIDISYEYTGTGWINYLGNETPVPDEVGQFEAVRDADLAAHGIVWTDMAPMNNTYALVMSTRTAQETGVVTLSDYARLITTDPDAAATCVGTEFNVRQDGYPGMARKYGIDVGKVHKQIVQDAVVYQATADAKQCRFGSVAATDGRIPALGLVLLKDDLGFFPKYNAALVMRKSFADAHPQVATIMEPISKKLTNEAITELNRQVDVDGREPAEVARDWMVAEGFVTAR
- a CDS encoding TIGR03086 family metal-binding protein, with the translated sequence MNITTAATATLRPVWRDALTTSYRALTEVVAGIGDDQWQLPTPCSEWDVTQVIQHAAGDQLAYAAALGIGNGPAYNPFAPSGAIDGAAAALVRDAIEQTAAAWATVTDETETVPTPLPHGALPTPVAALMCALDAAVHAWDIAIATGQPSPLDDELADHLLTAARTANPAPGGGPEAEIVEPLRQWGAYAAIVDGESGDTTVDELLRYLGRDPQA
- a CDS encoding helix-turn-helix transcriptional regulator; the protein is MAATTTRVLRLLSLLQDRAHTGRELAERLDITDRTLRNDIQRLRELGYPVHAERGAIGGYRLGRGSTMPPLLLDDDEAVAVAVAIGLAEDGSTGIADITANASRALAKLEQILPKRLQRKVTALRSATAIGPATTGSREPDAPVPAAVLSTLAGAIRDGATVLIGLNADADNEIEPYRLINWQRRWYLVAYDLETHSWRAIPVAQVQRAVAGARRFAPRSLPDDDLVAFVMRHIASTGWKVHARVTVLAPAETVIARINPAVGVVEAVDAGTCILLTGADALETIAIYLSMLMMDFRVDGPPELVAHLRTLARRYTESVELAP